ATCCGATGATTTCAGAATGATGACTACCGGTGAATATGGTGGAGTTGGAGCTTTGATCGGAAATAGAGGGGAAGGAAATATTGTCATTATGCCCTATACAGGTTTTCCTGCTCAGTCTGTAGGGATGAAAATTGCTGATCAATTGCTGAAGGTGGATACTGTAGCAGTATCTGATATTCCCACTTCTGAAGTTTCATCCTTATTGAAAGGGCCGGCCAATACAGAAGTATTCGTGCAAGTTAAAAGAGGAGATGATACCTTAGATTTTAATCTGACCAGAAGAAAAATTGTGATCAAGAATGTGCCTTTTTATGGGAAGGTAGATGAGCACACAGGATATATTAAGTTATCTGATTTTACTACCAATGCTTCCAATGAGGTAAGAAATGCATTGTTGGATTTGAAAGGTCAAGGCGTGGATCGTTTGATTTTAGATTTGAGAGACAACCCAGGAGGTTTGGTGAATGAGGCAGCAGAAATTGTTAACTTATTTATTCCAAAAGGGAAAGACATCGTAAAGACAATAGGTAAGCTTGAGAACGTAAACTACACCTATAAAACCAATAAGACTCCGTTGGATAAGGAAATACCATTGGTGGTGTTGATTAATGAAAATTCTGCTTCCGCTTCAGAAATCGTAGCAGGAGCACTACAAGATTATGATAGAGCGGTATTGATCGGGAGGAAATCATTTGGTAAGGGGTTAGTGCAGACTACCATACCGCTTTCTTATAATTCCCAAATGAAAATCACTACTGCCAAATATTATATCCCAAGTGGAAGATGTATTCAGGCAATAGACTATGCTCAAACAAGGGAAAATGGGGAGATTACTACTGTGCCTGATTCTTTGAGAAAAGAGTTTAAGACTAAAAATGGCCGAGTAGTATTGGACGGAGCAGGTATTGAGCCAGATGAGTTAATTGAAAAAGTAAAATATGCTCCTATTTCATACAGCCTGGTAGCAAGAAGTCACATATTTGATTATGCTACCCAGTACGCCCGTTCTCATCCAGAGATTTCAAGCCCCTCAGACTTTTCAATATCTGATGAAGAATATGAGCAGTTTGTGAAATGGCTGGATGGTAAAGAGTATGATTATACGACTTATCTAGAAAAATCAGTTGAGGATTTAACTGAGTTGGCCGAGAAGGAGACTTACTATGATGAAATTAAAGCTCAGATAGAAGCCATAAATACGAAAGTACATCATAGTAAAGAGCAGGACTTAATCAATCATCAAAAGGAAATCAGAAAGATTTTGTCTGAGGAAATTGTATCGCGTTATTATTTCCAAGAGGGAATGATTGAAGCGAGTTTGAATGATGATCCTGCAGTGAAAGAGGCCGTAAATTTTCTGTCCATTCCTGATAAGTACCA
This genomic stretch from Algoriphagus halophilus harbors:
- a CDS encoding S41 family peptidase, whose product is MNKTLKKSLLVFLLGAIVLSGFFAFKTKNDKLFAIAKNIDIFATMVRELDSYYVDEIDPDELVTIGINAMLEELDPYTTYIPEEESDDFRMMTTGEYGGVGALIGNRGEGNIVIMPYTGFPAQSVGMKIADQLLKVDTVAVSDIPTSEVSSLLKGPANTEVFVQVKRGDDTLDFNLTRRKIVIKNVPFYGKVDEHTGYIKLSDFTTNASNEVRNALLDLKGQGVDRLILDLRDNPGGLVNEAAEIVNLFIPKGKDIVKTIGKLENVNYTYKTNKTPLDKEIPLVVLINENSASASEIVAGALQDYDRAVLIGRKSFGKGLVQTTIPLSYNSQMKITTAKYYIPSGRCIQAIDYAQTRENGEITTVPDSLRKEFKTKNGRVVLDGAGIEPDELIEKVKYAPISYSLVARSHIFDYATQYARSHPEISSPSDFSISDEEYEQFVKWLDGKEYDYTTYLEKSVEDLTELAEKETYYDEIKAQIEAINTKVHHSKEQDLINHQKEIRKILSEEIVSRYYFQEGMIEASLNDDPAVKEAVNFLSIPDKYQQTLTASVK